The nucleotide sequence CACCAATCACAGAGCGAAATTAGTCAACTCTGTAAGATTAGAAAATCATCTATCTGATTTGCCCTTTCTTGTCAATATTAATCTCAATAAGCCTGTGGCTTCCCTTGAACCGATGGTTAAAGCCGTCAAAAGCGGCGAAATACAAATTATTAATCATCTTCAACAACAATGGCCGAGTTTACCTGGCGAACCTTGGGGAGAGTCTCCCGATAGTGCCCTCATCTTACCGATTATCCTACCGGCACAAAAGCAGTCTGTAGGAGTAATGGTGGTGGGAATTAGCCCCAGACGAGAACTAGATGAGCATTATCGTCAATTTTTTGAGTTGATTGTCAATCATATTGCTTTAGCCATGACTAATTGCCGCGCTTATGAAGAAGAACGCAAGCGGGCTGAAGCCTTAGCCGAATTAGACCGAGCAAAAACCGTATTTTTTAGCAATATTAGTCATGAGTTACGCACGCCTCTCACCCTCATTCAAGGGCCGCTTGAAGAAGTTTTACATCAAACTGAGTCACCCTTAGCCCCAAGCACTCGCGCCTCATTAGTCATGGCTCAACGCAATGTACTGCGTTTACAAAAATTGGTCAATACTTTTCTAGAATTCTCTCGCCTCGAAGCCGGACGCATACGCGCTTTTTATCAACCCACTGATTTAGGGACTTTTACTCAAGAGTTGGCAAGTGTCTTTCGTTCAGCTATTGAACAGTCCGGTATGCGGCTCGTGGTTCATTGCCCTCCTTTGCCTCAACCTGTCTATGTTGATCATCAAATGTGGGAAAAGATTGTCCTTAATTTACTTTCCAATGCCTTTAAGTTTACTTTTGAAGGAGAAATAAAGGTTTCTTTAACCTGGGCAGGTGATCGCGTTAAATTTGAAATTCAAGATACCGGCATAGGCATTGCTGAGGCAGAAATTCCCTATTTATTTGACCGATTTTACCGAATACAAGGGGCACCCAGCCGCACTTATGAGGGTTCGGGCATTGGACTCTCCTTGGTACAAGAGTTAGTTCATCTGCATGGCGGAACCATTGAAGTAAACAGCATTCCCGCTCAAGGCACTTGTTTTAGGATTTATCTGCCCACAGGTTCGCGTCATCTGCCGCCAGAGCAAATCGGATTAGCCTGTCCTTTTCCGGCTACTTCGCCAACGACGGCGGTTTTTGTGGAAGAAGCTTTAAGTTGGTTGCCCCAAACTCCAGATGTCGCTACTGATACTCCCTCATCGGTTCGCCTCACCACTCCTAACGCCCGTATTATTCTCGCCGATGATAATGCCGATATGCGGGAATATGTCAAGCGTCTCTTAAACAAACTTTACCAAGTAGAAGCGGTTGGAGATGGAATGGCGGCCCTAGAAGCGATTCGTCGTCATCCCCCAGATTTAGTGCTGACTGATGTGATGATGCCGCAGCTAAATGGGTTTGAGTTGCTGCAACAACTACGCAGTAATCCTTTAACTCAGGAGTTACCCATTATTTTACTGTCTGCCCGCGCAGGGGAAGAATATTTAGTCGAAGCGCTAGAAGCAGGAGCCGATGATTATTTAGTCAAACCTTTTAGTGCTAGAGAACTTTTAGTCCGCATTGAAGCTAACTTGAAAATGGCTCAACTACGCCAACAAGCTACTCAAAAAGAGCAGAAATTAAGGGCACAAGCTGAGACAGCGCGTCAACAGACTATTGATATTCTCGAAAGAATTACGGAGGGTTTTGTAGCTTTTGATTCTCAGTGGCGGTTTACTTATGTCAATAGACAAGCCGCTTTGATGGTTGATATCTCTCGAGAACAGTTACTCGGTAATAATATCTGGGAGTTATTTCCACAAGCCATTAATCACCCGTTTTATCAACAGTTACAACAAGCTATCAATGAGCAAGTTTCCCTGACATTTGAAACGTTTTATGCTCGTTTATCTCGTTGGTTTCTGCTCGATGTTTATCCGGCATCAGAAGGCGTTTCTGTTTATTTTCGAGATATTACTGAAAGTAAAAATCAGCAACTGATTCGAGAAGAGAATGAGGCGCGTTTACGGAAGAGTGAAGAAAGGTTGCGGATCGCGCTTAAAAGTGCCCCGATTGCTTTATTTAATCAAGACCGAGAATTAAAATACACTTGGATTTATAATTTTACTTTTAACTATCAAATTAGCGAGGTTATAGGCAAAACAGATGAGGATTTATTTGGAGCGGAAAATGCCCAGGCTTTGAGCGAAGTTAAAACGGCAGTGCTTGATAGTGGAGTTGGGCAACGAAAAGAAGTTAAAATCAATTGGCAAGACCAAGAAATCTATTTTGATTTGACCCTGGAACCTCTGAAGAATTGCGAAGGACAAATTATCGGGTTAACTGGGGCCTCGGTAAATATTACAGAATTAAAATACATTGAACAAGCTTTGCGAGAAAGTGAAGCCAGATTTCGGACGATGGCCGATAGTGCCCCGGTTTTAATTTGGATGTCAGGAACAGATAGATCATGTCACTTTTTTAATCAAGTTTGGTTAAATTTTACGGGACGTACTTTAGAGCAAGAAATTGGCAATGGATGGACTGAAGGGGTTCATCCTGAAGATTTTGACTCTTGTTTACAAACTTATTTATCAGCATTTGAGCAAAGAATTGAGTTTCAAATGGAATATCGTCTCAGGCGTGCTGATGGAGAGTATCGTTGGGTTTTTGATCGAGGTAAACCTTTGTTTACGCCTGAAGGAATTTTTGCCGGTTATATTGGCTCTTGTGTGGATATTACTGAGCAAAAAGAAGCGAATCTGATGTTACAAGAAAGAGCGCAAGAATTAACTCAATTAAATGAGGCGTTGACTCAGACGGCTGAACTTTTACAAAAGCGTAATCAAGAATTAGATCAGTTTGCTTATGTTGTTTCTCATGACCTTAAAGCACCTCTGAGAGCCATTGCTAATCTTTCTCAATGGATACAAGAAGATTTAGAGGATGTATTGCCTCAAGAAAATCAAGCACAATTGGAATTATTGCGGCAACGAGTTTATCGTATGAACAATTTAATTGATAGTTTATTAGAATATTCTCGCATCGGCAGAACTGAAGAGACAATAGAGGATGTCAATGTAAAAAATTTGTTGGACGATATTATTGATTCTCTGAGTCCTCCTCCAAGTTTTACCATAAATGTTGCTTCTTCAATGCCCACTGTAACTACTCAAAAAGTTCTCCTCAGTCAAGTGTTGACTAATTTAATTAGCAATGGAATTAAACATCATGGTCGCCTTGATGGTAAGCTGGAAATTTCTGTTCAAGAACAAAAAAACTTTTATCAATTTTTTGTCAGTGATGATGGACAAGGAATTCCGGCACAATATCAGCAAAAAATATTTGCTATCTTTCAAACTGTAAAAACTCGAGAGACAAAAGAAAGTACAGGAATTGGTTTATCAATTGTTAAAAAAATTGTCGAAATCCAAGGCGGAAATATTATTTTAGCTTCCCAAGAGGGCCAAGGAAGTACCTTTAGCTTTACTTGGCCTAAAAATCCGTGATATGACAAAAGCCTTTTGTTATTATACCACAAGAATTGCTCTCATAAATCTAGTGAGCGGCTCTGTTAAATTTTCTGATTAATCTTTACTGTGAAATTAGTCAAGTAAGTACCTGGACATAAATCATAGCTCTGTGTAAAGTTATGCTAGGGGAAAAAGAACAACTGACAAGCGGTCAAATTATTGCTTCAATTATCTATCTGATAATCGGTCCGCTATTAATTCTATTTCTGTCAGGCGATTGGGGATGGGTGGAAGGCTGGATTTTTGATCTTGGGTTGATTATAGTATCTGTTTCGAGCTTTATTTATCTGTATCGTCACGATCCGGCGTTACTGGTGGAAAGGTTTAGAAAACCCGGAAGCGGCAATCAAAAAACCTGGGATAAATATGTGGTCTATTTACTTGCCATCGGATTTTGGGCTTGGTTTTTTATTATGCCTTTAGATGCTAAAAGATATGAATGGAGTCCTGCTTTTCCCAACGGCTTAAAAATTTTCGGTGGACTGGTATTATTAAGCTCTTTTTTCTTTTTATATCGCTCATTTACTGATAATACCTTTTTATCGCCCTTGGTGAGAATCCAAAGCGAACGACATCAAAAAGTGGTTTCAACAGGCCTGTATGGTTTTGTGAGACATCCTATGTATCTTGGCGCAATTTGTCTGTTTTTAGGGACCCCGATGTTACTGGGTTCTCTCTATGGTCTTCTCATCGGTGTATTAATGTCATTGTTGCTGATAGTCAGAATCAGAGGAGAAGAACAAATGTTAGTCACCGAATTGGAAGGATATGAAGATTATAAAATGAAGGTAAAATATAAGCTTATTCCTTTTGTTTGGTAAGGGAATTAGGAAGAGGAACGAAACCCAACCCCGGCTAAAATTTTTGACAATCAGTTATTGCTGACCTTTAAACTTTTTAATTTTCTTGGTTTCCTGTTCCTTCTTTCCCTTTTAAAGTATTAATTTATCATCCTAAATTGGTGAGATATTTTAAGTTTTAGCGCGAAAATTCTTTTTAACAATCCAAATGATAAAAAAGATGATTACACTCAACAGTGCAATTTTAGAAATCGGGTCTATATATTGCTCTACTATCTCATATTTATCCCCTAATTGATAGCCAGCGATCGTTAAAAATAATACCCATAATAAAGTGCCTAAAGTCGAGTAAAGAACAAAAGGAATTAAAGGCATATTATTCATGCCTGCTGGCAAAGAAATAATGGTGCGAATTCCAGGGACTAAGCGACCAAAAAATACGGCTTTGCTTCCATGACGAGTAAACCAACTATTCGCTTTTTTAACATCGGTGGCAGAAACTGTAATCCATTTCCCATAGCGATCAGCTAATTTTTCTAAGCGCTGTTCATCAAAAACAACCCCGAGATAGTACCAAGGAAAAGCTCCCAAAATCGTACCAATTACCCCGGCGGCGATAGCGGGAATTAACTGCATTTTACCCTGAGCGGCGGTAAACCCTGCTAAAGGCATAATTAGCTCCGAGGGAATCGGTGGAAACAGGTTTTCGAGAAACATTAATAAAGCTATCCCCATGTAGCCCAGAGATTCCATTAAATTTGCAATCCATTCAGCCATACTTTTAAATTTTACAATTTGTAACATTCTCTTTAGTATGGCAGAAATTAAGCCGATTTTTTGGTTGTGGCCTCCACAGGGAGCGGCCCAATATTTTACGTTTTGTTAATTTCCACTGAATTTTATGAATAAAATGTATTGCTGATGGCTTAATATGATATATAAGAGTCTGTCTAGCCGGGTTAACCCTATCTAGTTTAAAGGAAAAAAACTTGTGCAGTTGGCTCCTGTCTATCCAGTAATTTATCGCCTTCTCAATCCTCTGTTTCCCAACTGTCTTTGGCATGGGCCAACTGATGAAGGGGCGATTGCTTTAACTTTCGATGACGGGCCTGACCCTCAATATACTCCAAAATTATTAGCCGTTTTGGAGCAATACCAAATTCAAGCCAGTTTTTTTTGGTTAGGAGTTTGTGTTCAAAGAAACCCAGAGCTTGCCAAAGAAGTCTTTCTAAGAGGTCATTGGATTGGATTACATGGCTATACCCATCAATCCTTTCCTCGATTAAATACAAATGAACTTAAAAACAGTTTGCGGATTACCCGAGAGCTAATTGCTGATGCCATTCAAATAGAACCTAAAAAAATACGGGATGTCAGGCCGCCTAATGGTTTATTCACTCCCGCTATTTTACGACAACTGCAAGAATGGGACTATCGAGTTGTTATGTGGACAGTAGTCCCTGAAGATTGGCTGTGTCCAGGAATTTCTCTAGTCTGTCAGCGAACGATGGCCCAAGTTAAAGGGGGGTCGCTGATTGTTTTACATGATGGTTATTATGGAGGAAGGGATGTCACTGCTACCACCGCTAATTTAATTCCCCAATTGTTAGACAAAGGTTATCAATTTGTAAGCGTGAACGACTTTTGGCAACGAAAGTTAACAGCGAGAACCTGAAAAGTCAACAACAGATGATTAGCTTAATATTTCTCAGCCATTGAGAATTGTTGTTAAGTTAGTAAGCAGAGAACCCATCTCGGGTTCAGAACTTATGTACTGTAAAACTCCCCTAGCTAGGGAATGAATTTTTATGAAATTAGGGCTGCAATTATTAAATGAAATTCATTACAATAACGAATGATTTTCAAGTGGAGCTTGTGACTGAAGTTATTGGTGTGATAGCGTTGCCGATCAGATTGTTGATGGTGTAAGCCGCTATAACGCCGCTCATTTCAGTACCGACTAGGTGATCAATTCCCCCTTAAGCTCTAATTGGATTTCCCTCTCTAACCCAATCCCTGGAAAATTGCCGGTTCATGAGGTTTAAAACCCTAATTGTAGTAGTTATGGTGCAATGCCTACTCTACAAATAGAGTAACAAGCAAAGTTTTTTAGAGGAGATGGGGTAAGGATAAATGAGTTATTGTCAACTAACTTACGAGAGTTTTTGGTTGTCTCTATTGAAGATCAGCTAATATGGAAATATCGACCGACAACAGCTATCGGCAATTATTCGACCTTGATACATTGCAATTTTCACAAAAGCCTCAACCAATTTGTTGTAAACGAGGCTACAATCGGAAAAGTCTTCAATTATCTAGATGCCAAAAATGACTCACCTGTCGATTGCTTTGGTGACATAATCTGTCATGTAAGCATCATTTAAGCTGAGTCAAAAAAATAACTAAGACAATTGAAGCAGCACGGATCAAACCAACCAAACTATATTCAATTAGACTCATTCTTCTAGTTTGACGATAAGGAGCAAGAGGAAAACGGCATGACGCAGGCCAATGACGTACTCGCAACCATTACTGAGCCTCAAATGGATTGGGACGCTTTCGCTTTCATCGATGATATTGACGAAACCGGCGAAGAGGAACTAGAAGAGGCAGTAGTAGAAGAGAACGGTAAAAAAACACGAAAACTCAGTGCTACTCGCCGTCGAGATGCAGGGAAGAAAAAGCCCTACACCGAGGACTCTATTCGCATTTATTTACAAGAAATAGGCCGTATTCGGCTTTTGAGGGCCGAAGAGGAAATCGAACTAGCTCGTAAAATCGCTGATTTATTAGAGTTAGAGCGGCTTCGGGAAAAATTACGCCGGAATTTAGGTCGATATCCTAGTGATAAAGAATGGGCCCAACAGGTAGGTATGGAATTACCTGCTTTTCAGCGCCGATTATATTTGGGGCGAAGGGCAAAAGACAAAATGGTGCAGTCTAACCTGCGTCTGGTAGTGTCCATTGCCAAAAAATATATGAATCGTGGCTTATCCTTCCAAGATTTAATTCAAGAAGGATCTCTAGGGTTAATTCGGGCCGCCGAAAAATTTGATCATGAAAAAGGGTATAAGTTTTCCACTTATGCCACCTGGTGGATTCGTCAGGCCATTACTCGGGCCATCGCCGATCAATCTCGGACGATTCGACTGCCAGTACATTTGTACGAAACCATTTCCCGCATTAAAAAGACCACTAAAATACTGTCTCAAGAAATGCGGCGTAAACCAACCGAGGAAGAAATCGCGACTCGCATGGAAATGACCATCGAAAAACTGCGATTTATAGCCAAATCAGCCCAGTTACCCATCTCTCTAGAGACTCCCATTGGAAAAGAAGAGGATTCACGCTTAGGAGACTTCATCGAAGCAGACGGGGAAACCCCTGAAGATGAAGTCTCTAAAAATTTATTACGAGAGGATTTAGAAAACGTTCTCGATACCCTCAGTCCTCGTGAAAGAGATGTATTGAGATTACGTTATGGATTAGATGATGGACGGATGAAAACCTTAGAGGAAATCGGACAAATTTTTAATGTCACTCGGGAAAGAATCCGTCAAATTGAAGCTAAAGCTTTACGTAAATTACGCCATCCTAATCGTAATAGCATTTTGAAAGAATATATTCGTTAGCTGATGTGGGGCTTCGGGATGACCCTTGTCCCTTACATTCTGCTTCCCTGTAAAAAACCCCACACTTTTATTGAGTGTGGGATATTTGTTGAGAAAATAGAGAATAGACAAAAGCTTGCCCTGAGCTAACTAATAACTAATCACTAATAACTAATAACTAATGACTAATAACCCATGACTAAACTGACACTTTGCATGATAGTTAAAAATGAAGAAGCTTCTCTGCCGCCATGCTTGAGTAGTGTTAAAGATGTTGTAGATGAAATAATCATTTTAGACACAGGTTCCACCGATAAAACTGTTGAAATAGCTCAAAACTTTGGGGCTAAAGTGTTTTATTTTGACTGGTGTAATGATTTTTCAGCCGCCCGAAATGAAGCTTTAAAATATGTAACCGGAGAATGGGTGTTAGTTTTAGATGCTGATGAAGTGTTAAACCCTAAAATTGTTAATCAGCTTCAACAGGCCATTAGCCATCAAAATAGTTTAGTGGTGAATTTAATTCGGCAAGAAATCGGGGCAAGTCAATCGCCTTATTCTTTAATTTCTCGTTTATTTCGTCGGCATCCAGCGATTAAATTTGATCGCCCCTATCATGCGATTATTGATGATAGTGTAGAAAAATTATTAAAAATAGAAAAACATTGGCAAATCCTTGAGATTGGAGAAGTTGCCATTTTTCATTCGGGTTATAAACCTGAAATAATTGCCAGTTTAGATAAAGCCAATAGAGCTAAAAAAGCTATGGAAAGTTTTTTAGCTAACCATCCCAATGATCCTTATGTCTGTAGTAAATTGGGAGCATTATATTTACAAATCGGTCAAGAAAAAGAAGGAATAAAGCTTTTAAAACAGGGTTTAAAATCCAACAAGGGAAGCGAACAAGTTTTATTTGAATTACATTATCATTTAGCCAATGCTTATAGTCGTCAAAACAAATTAGAAGTAGCCGCTAAGCATTATGAAAAAGCGATCAGTCAGCCCATCTTACCTCAATTAAAAATCGGAGCTTACAATAATAGCGGCAGTTTATTATTGTCGATGGGAGACTTAAAGGCCGCGCTTAAAGCCTATCAAACCGCCATTAATATTGATCCTAGCTTTGCGGTGGGTTATTACAATCTAGGCATGACGCTCAAAGCGATGGGAAAACTGCCGGATGCGATCGCCGCTTATAAGCGAGCTATTGCCATTGCGCCTGATTATGCTTGGGCCTATCAAAATTTAGGCATTGTGCTTTTCAAAATCGGGGCCGTTCCAGAAAGTATAGAAACCTTTAAGGTAGCTGTAACGCTTCATGAAGCCCAAAATCGTCCTCAAGAAGCTCAAAAACTCACAGAAGGATTAAAAGAGATCGGGATTAATATTTAGTCATTAGTCTTTAGTCATGGGTCATCACTCATCTTTCCCTTCCCCTGACCCGAGTTTTAGCCCATAGTTCGAGAGACGCTTTGTAAATTTTCAGGTAAAATCAAATGTGAAGTAGTATTAAGAAAAATTGCTATGAGCAACCCGGTCATTCACGCCTTTTTTTTTGGTAGAGCCTTAGCCGAAGTTCTCACCGAGAAAGTTGAAGAAGCTTTTACTAACGCTTTAAGCGAAGTGGGAAAATTTGATGCTCAAACGCGGGAAAATCTGCGTCAACTCATCGAAGAAGTTCAATTAAGAGCCGACAAACAAGCAGAGCAAACGCCATACACAGAGGGGAATTACGCAGGATACAGCAATTCTCAAGGAGATTTACAAGAGATAATTGACGAACTGCGAGCAGATATTGCCCGATTAAAAGCCGAGTTAAAAAATTATCGGGATCAGTCTGTTTGATCTGGCCACTGATCTACCTAAATTTCTGGCTGAATGTTTGTTGTAACC is from Gloeothece verrucosa PCC 7822 and encodes:
- the rpoD gene encoding RNA polymerase sigma factor RpoD translates to MTQANDVLATITEPQMDWDAFAFIDDIDETGEEELEEAVVEENGKKTRKLSATRRRDAGKKKPYTEDSIRIYLQEIGRIRLLRAEEEIELARKIADLLELERLREKLRRNLGRYPSDKEWAQQVGMELPAFQRRLYLGRRAKDKMVQSNLRLVVSIAKKYMNRGLSFQDLIQEGSLGLIRAAEKFDHEKGYKFSTYATWWIRQAITRAIADQSRTIRLPVHLYETISRIKKTTKILSQEMRRKPTEEEIATRMEMTIEKLRFIAKSAQLPISLETPIGKEEDSRLGDFIEADGETPEDEVSKNLLREDLENVLDTLSPRERDVLRLRYGLDDGRMKTLEEIGQIFNVTRERIRQIEAKALRKLRHPNRNSILKEYIR
- a CDS encoding ATP-binding protein, with translation MSVNKTVNEDIFTSGGEMGTLIKAFDWSLTPLGPINQWPLCLKTVVSIMLASRFPIQILWGPDYIQFYNDAYRPILGSKHPKGLGQRGQDCWSEVWDFAGPRLDRVRLTGEASWSDDQLLLLNRHGYLEECYFTFSYTPVLDESGEVAGIFNAVNETTQRVIQGRRQQTLAAIATHLAEAKTPQETCSVVAATLVNNAADVPFALFYELDHTNHRAKLVNSVRLENHLSDLPFLVNINLNKPVASLEPMVKAVKSGEIQIINHLQQQWPSLPGEPWGESPDSALILPIILPAQKQSVGVMVVGISPRRELDEHYRQFFELIVNHIALAMTNCRAYEEERKRAEALAELDRAKTVFFSNISHELRTPLTLIQGPLEEVLHQTESPLAPSTRASLVMAQRNVLRLQKLVNTFLEFSRLEAGRIRAFYQPTDLGTFTQELASVFRSAIEQSGMRLVVHCPPLPQPVYVDHQMWEKIVLNLLSNAFKFTFEGEIKVSLTWAGDRVKFEIQDTGIGIAEAEIPYLFDRFYRIQGAPSRTYEGSGIGLSLVQELVHLHGGTIEVNSIPAQGTCFRIYLPTGSRHLPPEQIGLACPFPATSPTTAVFVEEALSWLPQTPDVATDTPSSVRLTTPNARIILADDNADMREYVKRLLNKLYQVEAVGDGMAALEAIRRHPPDLVLTDVMMPQLNGFELLQQLRSNPLTQELPIILLSARAGEEYLVEALEAGADDYLVKPFSARELLVRIEANLKMAQLRQQATQKEQKLRAQAETARQQTIDILERITEGFVAFDSQWRFTYVNRQAALMVDISREQLLGNNIWELFPQAINHPFYQQLQQAINEQVSLTFETFYARLSRWFLLDVYPASEGVSVYFRDITESKNQQLIREENEARLRKSEERLRIALKSAPIALFNQDRELKYTWIYNFTFNYQISEVIGKTDEDLFGAENAQALSEVKTAVLDSGVGQRKEVKINWQDQEIYFDLTLEPLKNCEGQIIGLTGASVNITELKYIEQALRESEARFRTMADSAPVLIWMSGTDRSCHFFNQVWLNFTGRTLEQEIGNGWTEGVHPEDFDSCLQTYLSAFEQRIEFQMEYRLRRADGEYRWVFDRGKPLFTPEGIFAGYIGSCVDITEQKEANLMLQERAQELTQLNEALTQTAELLQKRNQELDQFAYVVSHDLKAPLRAIANLSQWIQEDLEDVLPQENQAQLELLRQRVYRMNNLIDSLLEYSRIGRTEETIEDVNVKNLLDDIIDSLSPPPSFTINVASSMPTVTTQKVLLSQVLTNLISNGIKHHGRLDGKLEISVQEQKNFYQFFVSDDGQGIPAQYQQKIFAIFQTVKTRETKESTGIGLSIVKKIVEIQGGNIILASQEGQGSTFSFTWPKNP
- a CDS encoding methyltransferase family protein, giving the protein MLGEKEQLTSGQIIASIIYLIIGPLLILFLSGDWGWVEGWIFDLGLIIVSVSSFIYLYRHDPALLVERFRKPGSGNQKTWDKYVVYLLAIGFWAWFFIMPLDAKRYEWSPAFPNGLKIFGGLVLLSSFFFLYRSFTDNTFLSPLVRIQSERHQKVVSTGLYGFVRHPMYLGAICLFLGTPMLLGSLYGLLIGVLMSLLLIVRIRGEEQMLVTELEGYEDYKMKVKYKLIPFVW
- a CDS encoding polysaccharide deacetylase family protein, with amino-acid sequence MQLAPVYPVIYRLLNPLFPNCLWHGPTDEGAIALTFDDGPDPQYTPKLLAVLEQYQIQASFFWLGVCVQRNPELAKEVFLRGHWIGLHGYTHQSFPRLNTNELKNSLRITRELIADAIQIEPKKIRDVRPPNGLFTPAILRQLQEWDYRVVMWTVVPEDWLCPGISLVCQRTMAQVKGGSLIVLHDGYYGGRDVTATTANLIPQLLDKGYQFVSVNDFWQRKLTART
- a CDS encoding DedA family protein, producing MAEWIANLMESLGYMGIALLMFLENLFPPIPSELIMPLAGFTAAQGKMQLIPAIAAGVIGTILGAFPWYYLGVVFDEQRLEKLADRYGKWITVSATDVKKANSWFTRHGSKAVFFGRLVPGIRTIISLPAGMNNMPLIPFVLYSTLGTLLWVLFLTIAGYQLGDKYEIVEQYIDPISKIALLSVIIFFIIWIVKKNFRAKT
- a CDS encoding glycosyltransferase produces the protein MTKLTLCMIVKNEEASLPPCLSSVKDVVDEIIILDTGSTDKTVEIAQNFGAKVFYFDWCNDFSAARNEALKYVTGEWVLVLDADEVLNPKIVNQLQQAISHQNSLVVNLIRQEIGASQSPYSLISRLFRRHPAIKFDRPYHAIIDDSVEKLLKIEKHWQILEIGEVAIFHSGYKPEIIASLDKANRAKKAMESFLANHPNDPYVCSKLGALYLQIGQEKEGIKLLKQGLKSNKGSEQVLFELHYHLANAYSRQNKLEVAAKHYEKAISQPILPQLKIGAYNNSGSLLLSMGDLKAALKAYQTAINIDPSFAVGYYNLGMTLKAMGKLPDAIAAYKRAIAIAPDYAWAYQNLGIVLFKIGAVPESIETFKVAVTLHEAQNRPQEAQKLTEGLKEIGINI
- a CDS encoding DUF6825 family protein translates to MSNPVIHAFFFGRALAEVLTEKVEEAFTNALSEVGKFDAQTRENLRQLIEEVQLRADKQAEQTPYTEGNYAGYSNSQGDLQEIIDELRADIARLKAELKNYRDQSV